A window of Aeromicrobium sp. A1-2 contains these coding sequences:
- a CDS encoding DUF485 domain-containing protein yields the protein MTEKISDEAHAAYQRINATDDFAELKRSYFGFVVPLTIAFMAWYLLYVLMSIYAGGFMGHRLFGNINVALVFGLLQFVTTFGIAIWYARFAAERMDPIADRLRAEYEEEIEK from the coding sequence GTGACCGAAAAGATCTCCGACGAGGCCCATGCGGCTTATCAGCGCATCAACGCCACGGACGACTTTGCCGAGCTGAAGCGCTCCTACTTCGGCTTCGTCGTCCCCCTGACCATCGCCTTCATGGCGTGGTACCTGCTGTACGTGCTCATGTCGATCTACGCAGGCGGCTTCATGGGCCACCGACTGTTCGGCAACATCAACGTCGCCCTCGTGTTCGGGCTGCTGCAGTTCGTCACGACCTTCGGCATCGCGATCTGGTACGCGCGCTTTGCCGCGGAGCGGATGGACCCCATCGCTGACCGGCTGCGCGCCGAGTACGAAGAGGAGATCGAGAAATGA
- a CDS encoding CoA pyrophosphatase yields the protein MTWDHLPEWLRPLAELAGTVEAEQLAPNFAHAPADARPAAVLMLFAEGDHGPELLLTERATTMRNHAGQISFPGGATDPSDTDSTATALREAEEEVGLDPVTVDVFGTLPTLWLPPSNFAVTPVLGYWREPKMLVPVSVQEVGAIIHQPIRRLMDPANRFSVEHPSGWRGPAFEVGSGVPLWGFTAGVVSRLFERLGWEQPWDDSVTRPLPEFP from the coding sequence ATGACGTGGGACCATCTCCCGGAGTGGCTCCGGCCGCTGGCCGAGTTGGCCGGCACGGTCGAGGCCGAGCAGCTGGCACCAAATTTTGCGCACGCCCCGGCGGACGCACGCCCTGCCGCGGTCCTCATGTTGTTCGCCGAGGGTGACCACGGCCCCGAGTTGCTGTTGACCGAGCGCGCGACCACGATGCGCAACCACGCCGGCCAAATCTCCTTTCCTGGTGGCGCGACAGATCCCTCGGACACCGACTCGACCGCGACCGCACTGCGTGAGGCCGAGGAGGAAGTCGGGCTCGACCCCGTCACGGTCGACGTGTTCGGCACCCTGCCGACTCTGTGGCTGCCGCCCAGCAACTTCGCCGTGACCCCGGTCCTCGGCTACTGGCGCGAGCCCAAAATGCTGGTGCCGGTCAGTGTTCAGGAGGTCGGCGCGATCATCCACCAACCGATCCGGCGACTGATGGACCCGGCGAACCGGTTCAGCGTCGAACACCCGTCCGGCTGGCGTGGACCGGCCTTCGAGGTCGGTTCGGGTGTGCCGCTGTGGGGCTTCACGGCGGGTGTCGTCTCGCGCCTGTTCGAGCGGCTCGGCTGGGAGCAGCCCTGGGACGACAGCGTCACCCGACCCCTGCCTGAGTTCCCATGA
- the acs gene encoding acetate--CoA ligase, whose product MTEQNISNLSHENRTFDPPAELAANANVKAEVYAEAAADRPAFWGKQAERISWGEPFTEVLDWSNPPFAKWFVGGTLNAAYNCVDRHVEAGNGEKIALHFVGEPADDTRDITYAELQDLVSQAANALIDLGVQTGDRVAIYLPMIPEAVVAMLACARLGAPHTVVFGGFSADALSSRILDCEAKVVITADGGYRRGAPSALKPAVDEALLKCPDVSGVLVVRRTGEDVEWTEGRDVWWHDTVDQASKDHTPEMFDAEHPLYVMYTSGTTGSPKGILHTTGGYLVQSAYTFGGTFDYKPEDVYWCTADVGWVTGHSYIVYGPLANGATQVLYEGTPDTPHKGRWWEIIAKYKVSLFYTAPTAVRTFMKWGEQIPAEHDLSSLRILGSVGESINPEAWIWYRDNIGGGRTPIVDTWWQTETGAHMISPLPGVTSTKPGSAMTAIPGIAAEVVDDAGNPVSNGEGGYLVITEPWPSMLRTIWGDDERYKETYWARWPKYYFAGDGARKDEDGAIWLLGRVDDVMNVSGHRLSTTEIESALVSHPKVAEAAVVGATDDTTGQAVVAFVILRESAGDGGEEIINELRSHVAKEIGAIAKPRQILVVPELPKTRSGKIMRRLLRDVAENREVGNTSTLADAGIMDKITAGMQGAKED is encoded by the coding sequence GTGACCGAGCAGAACATCAGCAACCTGTCGCACGAGAATCGCACGTTCGACCCGCCCGCGGAGCTGGCGGCGAACGCCAACGTCAAGGCCGAGGTCTATGCCGAGGCCGCGGCCGATCGTCCCGCCTTCTGGGGCAAGCAGGCCGAACGGATCAGCTGGGGCGAACCCTTCACGGAGGTGCTGGACTGGTCCAACCCGCCGTTCGCCAAGTGGTTCGTCGGCGGCACGCTCAACGCGGCGTACAACTGCGTCGACCGGCACGTCGAGGCGGGCAACGGCGAGAAGATCGCGCTGCACTTCGTCGGCGAGCCCGCCGACGACACCCGCGACATCACCTACGCCGAGCTGCAGGACCTGGTGTCCCAGGCCGCCAACGCACTGATCGACCTGGGTGTCCAGACCGGCGACCGGGTCGCGATCTACCTGCCGATGATCCCCGAGGCCGTCGTCGCGATGCTGGCCTGCGCACGGCTGGGCGCCCCGCACACCGTCGTGTTCGGAGGCTTCAGCGCCGATGCGCTGAGCAGTCGCATCCTGGACTGCGAGGCCAAGGTTGTCATCACCGCCGACGGCGGCTACCGCCGTGGCGCGCCCTCGGCGCTCAAGCCCGCCGTCGACGAGGCGCTGCTGAAGTGCCCCGACGTCAGCGGCGTCCTGGTCGTCCGGCGCACCGGCGAGGACGTGGAGTGGACCGAGGGTCGGGACGTGTGGTGGCACGACACCGTCGACCAGGCCTCCAAGGACCACACCCCCGAGATGTTTGACGCCGAGCACCCGCTCTACGTCATGTACACGTCCGGCACGACCGGCTCCCCCAAGGGCATCCTGCACACGACCGGCGGCTACCTCGTCCAGTCGGCCTACACGTTCGGGGGGACATTCGACTACAAACCCGAGGACGTCTACTGGTGCACCGCCGACGTCGGCTGGGTCACCGGCCACTCCTACATCGTCTACGGGCCGCTGGCCAATGGCGCGACCCAGGTGCTCTACGAGGGCACCCCCGACACCCCCCACAAGGGGCGCTGGTGGGAGATCATCGCCAAGTACAAGGTCTCGCTGTTCTATACCGCGCCGACTGCTGTGCGCACGTTCATGAAGTGGGGCGAGCAGATCCCCGCGGAGCACGACCTGTCCTCGCTGCGGATCCTGGGGTCGGTCGGTGAGTCGATCAACCCCGAGGCGTGGATCTGGTATCGCGACAACATCGGCGGCGGCCGCACTCCGATCGTCGACACATGGTGGCAGACCGAGACCGGCGCCCACATGATCAGCCCGCTACCGGGGGTGACGTCGACCAAGCCCGGTTCAGCGATGACTGCGATCCCCGGCATCGCCGCCGAGGTCGTCGATGACGCCGGCAACCCCGTCTCCAACGGCGAGGGCGGCTACCTGGTCATCACCGAGCCGTGGCCGTCGATGCTGCGCACGATCTGGGGCGACGACGAACGCTACAAGGAGACCTACTGGGCGCGCTGGCCAAAGTACTACTTCGCCGGCGACGGTGCCCGCAAGGACGAGGACGGCGCGATCTGGCTGCTGGGCCGCGTCGATGACGTCATGAACGTCTCGGGCCACCGGCTGTCGACGACCGAGATCGAATCGGCACTCGTGTCGCACCCCAAGGTCGCCGAGGCTGCCGTGGTCGGCGCGACCGACGACACCACGGGCCAGGCCGTTGTCGCCTTCGTGATCCTGCGGGAGTCCGCCGGCGACGGTGGCGAGGAGATCATCAACGAGCTGCGCAGTCACGTAGCCAAGGAGATCGGGGCGATCGCGAAGCCCCGTCAGATCCTGGTCGTGCCCGAGCTCCCCAAGACCCGCTCGGGCAAGATCATGCGCCGGCTTCTGCGCGACGTTGCCGAGAATCGCGAGGTCGGCAACACCAGCACGCTCGCCGACGCAGGAATCATGGACAAGATCACCGCCGGCATGCAGGGTGCCAAGGAGGACTGA
- a CDS encoding cation acetate symporter yields the protein MSTTLLAAEEGGNQALTGSLFIFIVLITIGITFWASRNNKTAADYYAGGRSFTGVQNGFAVAGDYMSAASFLGISGAIALSGYDGFLYSIGFLVAWLVALLLVAELLRNSGRFTMADQLAFRMRQRPVRTAAATSTVVVSIFYLLAQMVGAGALVALLLGVDSQTAKNLTIAGVGVLMIFYVTVGGMKGTTWVQIVKAVLLMTGTVLITVLVLAKFNFNISDMLGQAADRSGAGKAFLEPGLKYGVSTESKIDFISLGLALVLGTAGLPHILIRFYTVPTARQARKSVLWAIGLIGTFYLMTLVLGFGAAALVTGDAKDKIAASGGNLASPLLAEAVGGGAGSTGGALLLAFISAVAFATILAVVAGLTLTSASSVAHDLYANVWKKGKVTEKQEVKVARLAALVIGGIAIALSIPAQKLNIAFLVALAFAVAASANLPALLFNLFWRKFNTRGAVWSIYGGLISCVTLVIFSPVVSGSDTAMITGADFSWFPLANRGIISIPLGFFFGWLGTITAPDADAEARYVELDVRSMTGAGSEK from the coding sequence ATGAGCACAACCCTCCTGGCCGCGGAAGAAGGTGGCAACCAGGCCCTGACCGGGTCACTGTTCATCTTCATCGTCCTGATCACGATCGGCATCACGTTCTGGGCGAGCCGCAACAACAAGACCGCTGCGGACTACTACGCCGGCGGACGCAGCTTCACCGGTGTGCAGAACGGTTTCGCCGTGGCCGGCGACTACATGTCTGCCGCATCGTTCCTGGGCATCTCTGGCGCGATCGCACTGTCGGGCTACGACGGATTCCTCTACTCGATCGGCTTCCTGGTCGCGTGGCTCGTCGCACTGCTGCTCGTCGCGGAGCTGCTGCGCAACTCCGGCCGTTTCACGATGGCCGACCAGCTGGCCTTCCGGATGCGGCAGCGGCCGGTTCGCACCGCGGCCGCGACCTCGACGGTCGTTGTCTCGATCTTCTACCTGCTGGCCCAGATGGTCGGCGCGGGCGCTCTCGTCGCCCTGCTGCTCGGCGTCGACAGCCAGACCGCGAAGAACCTGACGATCGCCGGAGTCGGTGTGCTGATGATCTTCTACGTCACGGTCGGTGGCATGAAGGGCACGACCTGGGTCCAGATCGTCAAGGCCGTCCTGCTGATGACCGGCACGGTGCTCATCACGGTCCTGGTGCTCGCGAAGTTCAACTTCAACATCAGCGACATGCTGGGCCAGGCCGCGGATCGCAGCGGCGCTGGCAAGGCGTTCCTCGAGCCCGGCCTCAAGTACGGCGTCTCGACCGAGAGCAAGATCGACTTCATCTCGCTCGGTCTCGCCCTGGTGCTGGGCACCGCCGGGCTGCCGCACATCCTGATCCGTTTCTACACCGTCCCGACCGCCCGCCAGGCCCGCAAGTCGGTCCTCTGGGCCATCGGCCTCATCGGCACGTTCTACCTCATGACGCTGGTGCTGGGCTTCGGTGCCGCGGCGCTGGTGACCGGCGATGCCAAGGACAAGATCGCGGCGTCCGGAGGCAACCTGGCCTCGCCGCTGCTGGCCGAGGCTGTGGGCGGCGGCGCCGGATCAACCGGTGGCGCCCTGCTGCTGGCATTCATCTCGGCCGTGGCATTCGCCACGATCCTGGCCGTCGTCGCAGGTCTCACGCTGACCTCGGCGTCCTCGGTGGCGCACGATCTGTACGCCAACGTGTGGAAGAAGGGGAAGGTCACCGAGAAGCAGGAGGTCAAGGTCGCCCGCCTCGCGGCGCTGGTGATCGGCGGCATCGCGATCGCGCTGTCGATCCCGGCCCAGAAGCTCAACATCGCATTCCTCGTGGCGCTGGCCTTCGCGGTCGCGGCATCGGCGAACCTGCCGGCGTTGCTGTTCAACCTGTTCTGGCGCAAGTTCAACACCCGCGGCGCGGTGTGGAGCATCTACGGCGGCCTGATCTCGTGCGTGACCCTGGTGATCTTCTCGCCGGTCGTGTCCGGCTCGGACACCGCCATGATCACGGGCGCGGACTTCAGCTGGTTCCCGCTGGCGAACCGGGGGATCATCTCGATCCCGCTCGGCTTCTTCTTCGGCTGGTTGGGCACCATCACGGCACCTGACGCCGATGCCGAGGCGCGCTACGTCGAGCTCGACGTACGGTCGATGACCGGCGCCGGCTCGGAAAAGTAG
- a CDS encoding MarP family serine protease — protein MNSLDIILLVILFAYAISGYVQGFVVNLIATVGLLVGGLLAIAIVPRFLSGGTPTLSSSLLALGLVVGAGAIGQGIGTYVGTDLRNGLKWRPLRWVDAVGGSALSMVAVLFAGWALGYSVSGTSIPYLSTASRGSVILDRVDSVMPNRATSVLRAFNKVLDANLFPRYIDPFESEDIAPVGPPDAATLASAGVRKASGSVVKILGEANCQRGIEGSGFAYSDGRVMTNAHVVAGVSEPFVIVDGRRISSRVVLFDRELDVAVLAVNGLNIPSLNFDTSGKAGDSAAILGFPENGPFDARAARIRNEMRLRSPDIYDRGQVVRETFSVRGLVRSGNSGGPLVSEGGDVLGVIFAASITDDSTGYALTAKQVADDARAGVAASKQVSTGGCA, from the coding sequence ATGAACTCCCTCGACATCATCCTCTTGGTGATCCTCTTCGCCTACGCGATCTCGGGCTACGTCCAGGGCTTCGTCGTCAACCTGATCGCGACGGTCGGGCTGCTGGTCGGTGGTCTGCTCGCGATCGCGATCGTCCCTCGGTTCCTCTCCGGCGGCACGCCGACCCTGAGCTCTTCCCTCCTGGCCCTGGGCCTCGTCGTGGGTGCGGGTGCGATCGGGCAGGGCATCGGCACGTACGTCGGCACGGATCTCCGCAACGGGCTCAAGTGGCGGCCCCTCCGCTGGGTCGACGCGGTCGGTGGCAGCGCGCTCAGCATGGTCGCGGTGCTGTTCGCTGGCTGGGCGCTCGGCTACTCGGTCAGCGGGACCTCGATTCCCTACCTGTCGACGGCGTCGCGCGGCTCGGTGATTCTCGACCGGGTCGACAGCGTCATGCCTAACCGGGCGACGTCGGTCCTGCGCGCGTTCAACAAGGTTCTCGACGCCAATCTGTTCCCTCGCTACATCGATCCGTTCGAGAGCGAGGACATTGCGCCGGTCGGTCCGCCCGACGCCGCGACGCTCGCCAGTGCCGGAGTCCGCAAGGCCTCGGGCAGCGTGGTGAAGATTCTGGGCGAGGCCAACTGCCAGCGGGGCATCGAAGGCTCCGGGTTCGCCTACTCCGACGGGCGGGTCATGACCAATGCCCACGTCGTCGCGGGTGTCAGTGAGCCGTTCGTCATCGTGGACGGGAGGCGCATCAGCTCCCGTGTGGTTCTGTTCGACCGCGAGCTGGACGTCGCGGTGCTGGCAGTCAACGGGTTGAACATCCCGTCGCTGAACTTCGACACCAGCGGCAAGGCGGGAGACTCCGCCGCGATTCTCGGGTTCCCCGAGAACGGTCCGTTCGATGCTCGCGCGGCACGTATCCGCAACGAGATGCGGCTCCGGAGCCCGGACATCTACGATCGCGGACAGGTCGTCCGCGAGACGTTCTCGGTCCGCGGGTTGGTGCGCTCCGGCAACTCCGGTGGACCGCTCGTGTCCGAGGGCGGCGACGTCCTGGGCGTGATCTTTGCGGCCTCGATCACCGACGACTCGACCGGCTACGCGCTGACCGCCAAGCAGGTCGCCGACGATGCGCGCGCCGGTGTCGCCGCGTCCAAGCAGGTCTCGACCGGCGGGTGTGCCTGA
- a CDS encoding cation acetate symporter — MNSTYGVIAVALVSLATLGIGAFGLRLSRTTSDFYVASRSVSPVWNSSAIGGEYLSAASFLGVAGLVLANGADMLWYPIGWTTGYLLLLVFVAAPLRRSGAYTIPDFAQVRLQSIGVRRVASVLVVAVGWLYLMPQFQGAGLTLRTVTGAPTWVGTAVVAVIVVINVVSGGMRSITFVQAFQYWLKLTALLIPVFFLVHAWTDDGRPSPVAPEAWFQPFGEANGPGLYLTYSVMAATFLGTMGLPHVVVRFYTNPDGHAARRTTLIVLALLGTFYLLPTIYGVLGRVYASDLLDSGRTDTVVLELPSRMLGGNTGELLAALLTAGAFAAFLSTSSGLTMSIAGVVGQGLNRGLGAWPGLGWARGLSTITALRLGAVGGVVVPLILALSAERIAVANSVTFAFALAASTFCPLLVLGIWWRGLTARGAIAGLVGGGLCAGIAPIMTIVWGPEGWLGVLMSQPAAWSVPVGFGLMVGVSLLTRSDIPPNVARTMVRLHTPERLEVDRRG, encoded by the coding sequence GTGAACTCCACGTACGGCGTCATCGCGGTGGCGCTGGTGTCACTGGCGACCCTGGGGATCGGCGCGTTCGGCCTGCGGCTCAGCCGTACGACCAGCGACTTCTACGTCGCCTCTCGCTCGGTCAGCCCGGTCTGGAACAGCTCGGCCATCGGCGGCGAATACCTGTCGGCAGCATCGTTCCTGGGAGTCGCCGGACTCGTGCTGGCCAATGGTGCGGACATGCTCTGGTACCCGATCGGCTGGACCACGGGCTACCTTCTGCTCCTGGTGTTCGTGGCGGCTCCCCTGCGCCGCTCGGGCGCCTACACGATCCCCGACTTCGCTCAGGTGCGGCTGCAGTCGATCGGTGTGCGCCGGGTCGCCAGCGTGCTGGTCGTCGCGGTGGGCTGGCTCTACCTCATGCCCCAGTTCCAGGGCGCCGGCCTGACCCTTCGCACCGTGACGGGCGCACCGACCTGGGTCGGCACCGCAGTGGTCGCGGTCATCGTCGTGATCAACGTCGTCTCCGGCGGCATGCGGAGCATCACGTTCGTCCAGGCGTTCCAGTACTGGCTCAAGCTCACTGCGCTGCTGATCCCGGTGTTCTTCCTGGTCCACGCCTGGACCGATGATGGCCGGCCCTCGCCCGTCGCCCCGGAAGCGTGGTTCCAACCATTCGGCGAGGCCAACGGGCCCGGGCTCTACCTGACGTACTCCGTCATGGCCGCGACCTTCCTCGGCACGATGGGCCTGCCGCACGTCGTGGTGCGTTTCTACACCAACCCGGATGGCCACGCCGCCCGCCGGACGACGCTGATCGTGCTGGCCCTGCTGGGAACGTTCTACCTCCTGCCGACGATCTACGGCGTGCTCGGCCGGGTCTACGCCTCTGACCTGCTGGACTCAGGACGCACTGACACTGTCGTGCTTGAGCTGCCGAGCCGGATGCTCGGCGGCAACACCGGCGAGCTGCTCGCAGCCCTGCTGACCGCCGGCGCGTTCGCCGCCTTCCTCTCGACCTCGTCGGGCCTGACGATGTCGATCGCCGGGGTCGTCGGTCAAGGGCTCAACCGTGGACTGGGAGCGTGGCCCGGTCTGGGCTGGGCGCGCGGCCTGTCGACCATCACGGCCCTGCGGCTCGGCGCGGTCGGCGGGGTCGTGGTGCCGCTGATCCTGGCCCTGTCCGCTGAGCGCATCGCGGTGGCCAATTCCGTGACGTTCGCGTTCGCACTAGCGGCGTCGACGTTCTGCCCACTCCTGGTCCTCGGCATCTGGTGGCGCGGGCTCACCGCACGCGGAGCGATCGCCGGGTTGGTCGGCGGCGGTCTGTGCGCCGGCATCGCGCCGATCATGACGATCGTGTGGGGACCGGAGGGCTGGCTCGGCGTGCTGATGAGCCAGCCGGCGGCGTGGTCGGTGCCCGTCGGCTTCGGTCTCATGGTGGGCGTCTCCCTGCTGACCCGCAGCGACATTCCGCCCAACGTGGCCCGCACGATGGTGCGGCTGCACACACCCGAGCGGCTCGAGGTCGATCGACGGGGCTGA
- a CDS encoding phage holin family protein, whose product MSTVEDPTIGRLVADASRDISALVQSEIKLAKTELKVSAKAGGIGAALFLIAGFFGLLIIILLSISIAYFITMAGLDPAWSFLIVAGGYLVLAVLLIVIGISKLKKIQAPEKTISTAKEIPAALKGRSS is encoded by the coding sequence ATGAGCACTGTGGAAGATCCGACCATCGGGCGCCTGGTCGCCGACGCCAGCCGCGACATCTCGGCACTCGTGCAGTCGGAGATCAAGCTGGCCAAGACCGAGCTCAAGGTGAGTGCAAAGGCCGGCGGCATCGGGGCGGCGTTGTTCCTGATCGCGGGCTTCTTCGGGCTGCTGATCATCATCCTGCTGTCGATCTCGATCGCCTACTTCATCACGATGGCCGGACTGGACCCAGCGTGGTCGTTCCTGATCGTGGCCGGCGGCTACCTCGTGCTTGCCGTGCTGCTGATCGTGATCGGGATCTCCAAGCTCAAGAAGATCCAGGCTCCCGAGAAGACAATCTCCACCGCCAAGGAGATTCCTGCCGCCCTGAAGGGTCGTTCAAGCTAG